The following are encoded together in the Mesoplodon densirostris isolate mMesDen1 chromosome 2, mMesDen1 primary haplotype, whole genome shotgun sequence genome:
- the ACAP3 gene encoding arf-GAP with coiled-coil, ANK repeat and PH domain-containing protein 3 — protein sequence MTVEFEECIKDSPRFRATIDEVETDVVEIEAKLDKLVKLCSGVIEAGKAYVTTNRLFVSGVRDLSQQCQGDTVISECLQRFGDSLQEMVTYHMILFDQAQRSVRQQLHNFVKEDVRKFKETKKQFDRVREDMELSLARNAQAPRHRPHEAEEAAGALVLARKCFRHLALDYVLQINVLQAKKKFEILDSMLSFMHAQYSFFQQGYSLLHQLDPYMKKLAAELDQLVIDSAVEKREMERKHAAIQQRDFSYDEPKVEFDVDAPSGVVMEGYLFKRASNAFKTWNRRWFSIQNSQLVYQKKLKDVLTVVVDDLRLCSVKPCEDIERRFCFEVVSPTKSCMLQADSEKLRQAWVQAVQASIASAYRESPDSCYSERLDRTASPSTSSIDSATDSRERSVKGESALRRVQHVAGNGQCGDCGRPDPRWASINLGVLLCIECSGIHRSLGVHCSKVRSLTLDSWEPELLKLMCELGNSTVNQIYEAQCEGPGSRKPTAGSPRQDKEAWIKDKYVEKKFVRRPPSAPAREAPRRWRAQRCQRHRSSPRARTTRRSQIRVEPVPPSVAALCSGSTEPRFRRDSLFCPDELDSLFSYFDAGAAAAGPRSLSSDSGLGGSSDGSSDVLAFGAGSVVDRVTEEEGAESEESSGEADGEAEAWGLADVRELHPGLLAHRAARARDLPALAAALAQGAEVNWADAEDEGKTPLVQAVLGGSLIICEFLLQNGADVNQRDSRGRAPLHHATLLGRTGQVCLFLKRGADQHALDHTQQDPLSIAVQEANADIVTLLRLARMAEEMREAEAAPGQPGPLAGSSPTELQYRRCIQEFISLHLDES from the exons CTGGTGAAGCTGTGCAGCGGCGTGATCGAGGCTGGCAAGGCCTACGTCACCACCAACAGGCTCTTCGTGAGTGGCGTCCGTGACCTGTCCCAGCAGTGCCAGGGCGACACCGTCATCTCG gaaTGTCTGCAGAGGTTCGGAGACAGCCTGCAGGAGATGGTCACCTACCACATG ATCCTGTTTGACCAGGCCCAGAGGTCTGTGCGGCAACAGCTCCACAACTTCGTCAAAGA AGATGTGCGCAAGTTCAAGGAGACTAAGAAGCAGTTCGACAGGGTCCGGGAGGACATGGAGCTGTCCCTGGCAAGGAACGCCCAGGCCCCGAGGCACCGGCCCCACGAGGCGGAGGAGGCCGCGGGTGCCCTGGTCCTCGCCCGGAAGTGCTTCCGCCACCTGGCGCTGGACTATGTGCTCCAG ATCAACGTTCTCCAGGCCAAGAAGAAGTTTGAGATTTTGGATTCT atgCTGTCCTTCATGCACGCCCAGTACAGCTTCTTCCAGCAGGGCTACAGCCTGCTGCACCAGCTGGACCCCTACATGAAAAAGCTGGCGGCTGAG CTGGACCAGCTGGTGATCGACTCGGCAGTGGAAAAGCGGGAGATGGAGCGCAAGCACGCGGCCATCCAGCAGCGG GACTTCTCCTACGATGAGCCCAAGGTGGAGTTTGACGTGGACGCTCCCAGTGGTGTGGTGATGGAGGGCTACCTCTTCAAGAGGGCCAGCAACGCCTTCAAGACGTGGAACCG GCGCTGGTTCTCCATCCAGAACAGCCAGCTGGTCTACCAGAAGAAGCTCAAG GACGTACTGACCGTGGTGGTGGACGACCTCCGGCTCTGCTCTGTGAAGCCCTGCGAGGACATTGAGCGGAGGTTCTGCTTTGAGGTCGTGTCGCCCACCAA GAGCTGCATGCTGCAGGCCGACTCGGAGAAGCTACGGCAGGCGTGGGTTCAGGCTGTGCAAGCCAGCATCGCATCCGCCTACCGGGAGAGCCCCGACAGCTGCTACAGTGAG AGGCTGGACCGCACGGCGTCCCCGTCCACCAGCAGCATCGACTCTGCCACGGACTCCCGGGAACGTAGCGTCAAGGGCGAGAGCGCGCTGCGGCGCGTGCAGCACGTGGCCGGGAACGGCCAGTGCGGCGACTGCGGGCGGCCGGACCCGCGCTGGGCCAGCATCAACCTGGGCGTGCTGCTCTGCATCGAGTGCTCGGGCATCCACAG GAGCCTGGGCGTCCACTGTTCCAAGGTGCGGTCCCTGACCCTGGACTCGTGGGAGCCGGAGCTGCTGAAG CTGATGTGTGAGCTGGGAAACAGCACCGTGAACCAGATCTACGAGGCCCAGTGTGAGGGGCCGGGCAGCAGGAAGCCCACGGCCGGCAGCCCCAG GCAGGACAAGGAGGCCTGGATCAAGGACAAATACGTGGAAAAGAAGTTCGTGCGGAGGCCGCCCTCGGCACCGGCCCGGGAGGCCCCACGGCGCTGGCGGGCGCAGAGGTGCCAGCGCCACCGCAGCTCCCCCCGTGCGCGCACCACCCGCCGCAGCCAAATCCGGGTGGAGCCCGTCCCGCCCTCCGTGGCTGCTCTGTGCTCag GCTCCACGGAGCCCAGGTTCCGCAGGGACTCCCTCTTCTGCCCGGATGAGCTGGACTCCCTCTTCTCCTACTTTGACGCGGGGGCTGCTGCAGCCGGTCCACGCA GTCTGAGCAGTGACAGCGGCTTAGGGGGCAGCTCGGACGGCAGCTCGGACGTTCTGGCCTTCGGCGCGGGCTCCGTGGTGGACCGCGTCACTGAGGAGG AGGGTGCCGAGTCGGAGGAGTCCAGTGGCGAGGCAGATGGAGAGGCGGAGGCCTGGGGCCTGGCGGATGTGCGCGAGCTGCACCCCGGGCTACTGGCGCACCGCGCGGCGCGCGCTCGAGACCTCCCCGCACTGGCTGCGGCTCTGGCGCAAGGAGCCGAGGTCAACTGGGCCGACGCGGAGGATGAGGGCAAGACGCCGCTGGTGCAGGCCGTGCTGGGG ggTTCCTTGATCATCTGTGAATTCCTCCTGCAAAACGGAGCGGACGTGAACCAAAGAGACAGCCGAGGCCGGGCGCCCCTGCACCATGCCACGCTCCTGGGCCGCACCGG CCAGGTCTGCCTGTTCTTGAAGCGGGGGGCGGACCAGCATGCCTTGGACCACACGCAGCAGGACCCACTGAGCATAGCAGTTCAGGAGGCCAATGCAGACATCGTCACGCT tctccGTCTGGCGCGCATGGCCGAGGAGATGCGTGAGGCCGAGGCGGCCCCCGGCCAGCCGGGCCCCCTGGCTGGCAGCAGCCCCACCGAGCTCCAGTACCGCAGGTGCATCCAGGAGTTCATCAGCCTCCACCTGGATGAGAGCTAG